A segment of the Eleutherodactylus coqui strain aEleCoq1 chromosome 6, aEleCoq1.hap1, whole genome shotgun sequence genome:
GCTATTGCAATTGGCATGGTGTCGTTCATTTTTCAGATATTTATTTCTTTTCATAAGTGAACTTGCAATTACCTACCGTAGTATTAATCACCAAATAGAAGAAGTCATGTACAATGCATGGAGGATGAAATCTTTATTGCAGTTATTACTTATTTACAGTACAAACCCAAGAAAGTAGTGAGTGATCTCTGCAGCTAGACATAGGATTTAGGGTCTTATTGGCAACTACATCTTAACACTGACAGTATTTGGCAGTAATCAATTGGTTAAACTTCTTCCTAAAGCATCacaaaaaatgcacaagaaaaagaTACCGTTCCCCTAATTTAACAGAAAGCAGAAGTCTATATTTTTTATTACCTATGACAACATAATGTTATAAATTCAGCTGTTTCCCATTCACAGGTCTATAAATAATAAACATGCTGCCAGTCAGTGGGGCTCTGGAGCAGCAGATAGGACGCCGCGCCGGATCACAGCAAAGACGGCTCACTCATTTGGTTTTGCTTATTCTTCCTCTTCACCAGAGAAATGCGGAACAGACTTCTTGGCTACAAcattgtccagcctctgtccctGTAGGTATGGATTCACCATCTGTGAGAGGAAAAAGGTAGATGGTGGAAGGAAAGATAGAtcaataggtagatagataattatgagctagagagctagatagagagctagagagctagatagagagctagagagctagatagagagctagagagctagatagagagctagagagctagatagagagctagagagctagatagagagctagagagctagatagagagctagatagagAGCTAGAGAGCTAGATAGAGAGCTAGAGAGCTAGATAGAGAGCTAGCGAGCTAGAGAGATAGCGAGCTAGAGAGATAGCGAGCTAGAGAGATAGCGAGCTAGAGAGATAgcgagctagatagatagagagctagagagctagatagagagctagagagagctaGCTAGAGAGCTAGCTagatagagagctagatagatagagagctagatagatagagagctagatagatagagagctagatagatagagagctagatagatagagagctagatagaaAGAGAGCTAGATAGAAAGAGAGCTAGATAGAAAGAGAGCGAGATAGAAAGCTAGAGAGCGAGATAGAAAGCTAGAGAGCGAGATAGAAAGCTAGAGAGCGAGATAGAAAGCTAGAGAGCGAGATAGAAAGCTAGAGAGCGAGATAGAAAGCTAGAGAGCGAGATAGAAAGCTAGAGAGCGAGATAGAAAGCTAGAGAGCTAGATAGAaagctagagagatagatagatagagagctagCTAGATAGAGAGCTAACTAGATAGAAAGCTAGCTAGAGAGCTAGCTAGATAGAGAGCtagctagagagagagctagCTAGCGAGAGAGCTAGCtagctagagagagagctagctagctagagagagagctagCTAGCTAGAGAGGGAGCTagctagctagagagagagagctagagagagagctagctagctagatagagagCTAGCTAGCTAGagagctagctagctagctagctagctagatagagagctagctagctagatagagagCTAGCTAGCTAGAGAGCTAGCTAGCTAGAGAGCTAGCTAGATAGAGAGCTAGCTAGCTAGAgagctagctagctagatagagagctagctagctagatagagagctagctagctagatagagagCTAGCTAGCTAGAGAGCTAGCTAGAGAGCTAGCTAGAGAGCTAGCTAGAGAGCTAGCTAGCTAGAGAGCTAGCTAGCTAGAGAGCTAGCTAGAGAGCTAGCTAGAGAGCTAGCTAGAGAGATAGAGAGCTAGCTAGAGAGATAGAGAGCTAGCTAGAGAGCTAGCTAGAGAGCTAGCTAGAGAGCTAGCTAGAGAGCTAgctagagagatagctagagagctagctagagagatagctagagagctagctagagagatagctagagagatagctagagagatagctagagagatagAGAGCTAGCTAGAGAGATAGAGAGCTAGCTAGAGAGATAGAGCTAGCTAGAGAGATAGAGAGCTAGCTAGAGAGATAGAGCTAGCTAGAGAGATAGAGAGCtagctagagagagagctagctagagagatagagagctagctagagagagagctagctagagagagagctagctagagagagagctagCTAGAGAGAGCtagctagagagagagctagCTAGAGAGAGCTAGCTAGAGAGAGCTAGCTAGAGAGAGCTAGCTAGAGAGAGCTAGCTAGAGAGAGCtagctagagagagagctagatagagagagagctagatagagagagagctagatagagagagagctagatagagagagagctagatagatagatagatagagagtagatagatagatagagagctagatagatagctagatagatagagctagatagatagagagctagatagatagctagatagatagatagagatctagatagatagatagagatctagatagatagatagagatctagatagatagatagatagagatctagatagatagagatctagatagatagatagagagctagatagatagagagctagatagatagagagctagatagatagatagatagatagagagctagagagctagatagatagagctagatagatagatagagatagatgtaTATGGAACATTATATATTATTTGTTAGCATGACCCCTTTGTATACAAAGGCACTACACTTTTTAATATAGTAAAAGTACAGTGTAGCGTACTATGCCTTGGCCCGTTATAGGATATGCACATATCTTATCTATACATCAAAAGCATTTCCCAGCAAATATACACTGTACATTTGATATGCGCATAGCCTTACTGATGCCCTTCCTTTTAAGGGATACTGATGAAGTGTAAAAACAAGGTTATGTTTTGTGGGTGTTTCTAAATGTGAGATACTTTATATATAAATTGTCCGCAAAACTTTGGATCCTTAACAAGCTATCAACTGCTATAAATTGGATACATAAGCTATGGACTGCATTGTAATGAAAACTGAAGACTATCACTACAACTAGGCACAGGCTGATAATAGTACCATAGTGGAGTCTGTAGCCTACTGGTAGGTAACTATAAACTAACAGAAAAAGTATTGttaagagtatacatatattgtTAAAATCAAAATCTGACCCGTTTGGTCTCTGTACAATAAAAAACACTTTGTAAGAAAGGTAACTTCTGCTCTGCCTCAGAGCACATGTTCTTAAAGGGCTTAtccagtgttttgtttttctcattcattatgtagctatcccccagtatatataagttgacTAGTGTTACCTTTGTTAGTTATtcatttctatctgaaactcctggctgcTTTATCCTCAAATAGTCACATGATCTTAATTCTGACCAGCACAGATCTACTTAGaattatgtgttcagtttctcgtCAGTTTTTCTGTCTGTGTGATGGTTTTACCTGAAGCCTCCCATAGAAACGGTTTAGAGGGGGGCACAGACacttcctatcacagttactgatgctaATCACCGAGCCCCTGGTTATCtagttataatagaggaaatcacagctcatccttcggactgtatacttatggtctgtagcttatacaGGTGAATAAAGAAGGTAATGGCAGTGTTTTCCCTGCAGAAGGaatggtacagtctctagctgctcatgtaaggctgtgctgatgcatcatgtgattgatgtgaaagtaaaaGCAAAAATGTCACCTTCAAGATTATGTCTGATAAATAGCAGACAAGaaattgtgctgtgtgtgactacaatatacagaggagacctccagagtattagaggcaattaggtgaggggcgcaggtatggaaaaatgttttcattggagtggccctttaagagttcaAAACAATTTTGTTTGTTTACCTATTACTTTTTCTAGTTAACTTTCTAGCTAGCCTAATATAAAGAGTCAAAGTATACAACCGAGATTTAGCTGTAGGGGTACACAGGCTaccaaaaataatatttttattattataaaatagaaaaagtaatagATAAGTAAACAAACAGTTACATATTCACAAACATTGAACCCTAAAGCAATGTCAATGAACATCGGGGGCAGAAGGAATGTTGCTCATTCCAGCATCAACACTTGTAGAAGGGGTTGGTTGGCTGGCACTGCTCTCCTTATGGTCCTCATAGCAATGGTTTTAGTGGTCTAATCAAATGTGCAAAATTCCCTATACACCAACTCTTTCCCTTGTAGCTTTCCAAGTCTTGACATCTTCAATCAAAGGAAATAGAGGTTGTCCAAGAACTGTTATGAGGTGTGAACACAACCATACAAACACAACATTATTCATGTCAAATAAAAATTGCAAAAGCCAAATGTATTACCCTTTTTTTCCTCTGGGAAGTGCCTTTCATCTTCTCATAAAGTAGTTTTTTATTCTGCACAAAGGATAAAAGCAGAGATCACAATGCTGGCAATCACAATATTTTATGCAGCGTTCTAGTGTAAAAATGCTGTTCAAAAACCGTTTACTTACGGACACTGCCTTACTCGGATGGCCGATCTGCCTCGGTTTGTACTGGCTTTTACTTCTTTCAGAAAAGTAATGGTCCGTTTAGGTGAGcggatttcttgtttgaacaagcaaACTGTGTCAGAGCtaacttgtgcagcctgtttatacaggcagatacatcgttggcttgttcaaacgagcaatCGTTCACCTTCACTGTGTAAGTGAATGAGAGTAACTGAAGgattggtatttaaaccgaacgattagtaaatgaggatttttatgcctgcaatgatttatcgttcgtcgttcaagtgttgcttgtttgaacgatttttggaacTATAAgcgttccgtgtaaaagagccttaagttTTCCAATGTAGTCTTCCCTCGAAAGGTGAATGCAAAAAGTTAATAGCAGTCATTTATTTGTGCACCATACTTATCTTTACTACCGGAAAAATGATACACTAGCAAGACAAACAAGGGCATACAGTGTTGTACATTGAGTAAATGGAGTGCAATCACAAAGTTAGAAGCCCCTGCTGTTCCTGGTTCATACCATCACAACCCAGATTTCTGTACGGGATGGCCTAATATTTGTTACACCTTCCATTTGTAGCATGCTATTCTGACCATTTTCCCTATCACATGCCTGCTAACATTGTGGTGAAACTGGAGCGAAGCCCAAAGGAAGTGATACATGGCTGTCATAAGTGTGGTCTCCACTTCCCACAGGCCCTATGCCAATGACATGGGCTGCCACTATATTCTTGAGGACAAATAAAAACAAACTGGGACGCTCCATGTGAAGATTCTTATGATAGCCATCATTTTCCTATAGTAGGTAGATGAGGTCTGACAACTTGAGACCTACTTGTTGAGAGAATTGTACTCTGCTACTTTTCATCTCATGCAAATGAATGAAGAGACAGTGCACATGCTCAgtcgctgctccattcacatgagTAGACACAGGACCTCCCACTCTCATAATTAGACAGACTATCTGATAAATTGATAACTCGAGAGAACCCCTTTCAGGCCTCAAAATCTTTAGAATTTTTTTCCAATCCCTTCACTGGGCATGTGATCAATCATCATACATTGTACTCTACAAAtgcagtttatatattttttatatgccCAGAACCTGTTGGATATTAAAAATACAAAGGAACTAGTTAAGTGTAAAAATCTCCCACTGTGCTATATTAACAAATCTGATTGCATACAGCCAAAATGTCTCACCCGCCGTCTATGTATCTGTACTGCATAGCTTGTGATGCATAAATGCAAACATGCTTAGATTTATGTATGTCTTTCTCTTACATATTTGCAGAAAATACGGCATAAAGTCTATACTATTATTAAAATGGTAACAGAGAGAATAAACAGCAGATATGAATTGATGGAGTGTGGAGGAGCATTTTCTCTCATTATATCCCACTAGACTGATTGATCTGGAGCCAGTCTCCCTGATCTCATTGATTTGCTCTTTCTAATCTGGATCTAGTCTAAGATCTGGGGATACTTTCCATAATTTGGGAACATTATAAAATGCTCACCATAATTTTCCCTTTAAaggatagaatttttttttggcCTTGGGGGATTCACATCTGTCTAATTCGGGCCGTCATGTCTGGACTCAAAGATTATGCTGGAAAAATAGGGGTTTTCCACACGTACAAAGACTAGAAAATTGATAGAGGTTTTCCCATAAGTGACAACAGACgtctttttttctacatttatagAACAGATAGTCTTGTTATATAACCAGGGTAATGTGTGTTTAGGGATTTATCGAACAATTAAACTGTTTCTTACATGACTGATAAAATCATTTTAATTGCTTTAATAGGCAAATAGGAAGTATTTCATGGTTTATACAAAAAACATTATTAATGTATGggcatggcatttttttttcttttttaacgcaATCAGGAAAATGAAAAGTAGACCCTGATTGGTTAAGAAAACCCAATTTCAAAAGTCCATGGAAAGAATTCTTAAAGAGTTAAACAAGTAGAATGATAcgcggagaaatagagcatgctgcgatttatctcTCCTGCATATTGTACGCAGTGTCCATTCACAGTTCAcacacaggtgtgaatggaagagtgaaagtccattgactttcattgcctccattcactacgtGTTAcgcagggaaatacatgtgcataatacgcagcgacaatacacctgtgtgaatgagccctaagtgtcaTTTTTACTTCTCCAGATGTCATATTTTCTTACATTAAATCACAACAAATAAATTATCTAAAATcatgactgaaaaaaaaaaaaacaagaaaaatcctCAATGTTAAAATTTGTTGTCTTAAGTCACCATTCACACTTGCTCATTTGCACCAGTCTGCTGgttatctgcttgtgtaaataggccttaggtCACAAAACTATGACCTACTATATGGCCAGATAGTGGCTCATCTGTACAAGCAAACTGGGCTGAACCAGTTACATATATGGAAGTATCAAtggagtgctgcagccccttcatcctGCTGATCAGAGCAagttggaccccactgatcaaagaTAGATGGCCTAATCTAAGGATACCAATTAGTATTATGTAAAAACCAGGTTGTTTTCAGATCAATAGAAAAGCATTAGAGAGTGATAACTAGAGACTTACCCACTTGTTCACTCCTGGATAGTTGTGTTCTGGGTCATACAGGTTTTGGTGGAGCTGGTACTCTTTGCTGAACTGGGCTGTGTCTGGTGTATCCGCCAAGCAGCCTTCACCTATTTTCCAGAGGAAATTTTTTGATAAAATTAGATCAATTAGGTACATTTTTATTTCTGAAGATGGCTATTGTAAAAGTGATCTGTGGGATGTAGGTCACTTTCCATAAAGGGCTTAGAGTGAattcttcattcattttaatggagagCATGGGATGGTAGCAGCGCACGGCACAGTTTCACTAAGCAACAAAAAATTATAGCTAGGCCAGTTTGTCATAAACACAGACTATTCGAGAGCTGTGCGTCTTTGGCTCCTATCAGCTATGTTGCTCTTGAATGAACCTGTTGGGGCTTTACAATCAGTGAAAGAACTCCTGCAATGTGGGCAGTAGTAATATTAGTGGGCATCATTTACTCTACAAACGGTAATGAAAGCAACTGAGTAGTTCTATGACGACACAGAAGAAGTTTCCTTTAGATCAGACCTGTATCATTATAAAAGACCAGGTGAATATATAATGGCTTCGTGCAGGAGCTATATGTGTGGGAAGTGTTTCCCTGATCTGTCTTAATAGGATCCAGTCCTGTTCTTCGCACTATATATACAGTCACAGTATGGGTCAGTTTTTTTGAAAAACACtactgcagtttttgatgtagGAAAGGAGAATTCTTTTATAGTTCCCATCTACTCCACTTTTGGCGTTGGCACAAATTGCCACCAAATCATTGTTTGAAACCACCTTTGTACAGAGCACACTGGAGCACATCATCATACAAAATCAATGAGAAAATAAAGTCGCAGCACACTCCAAATATTCGTTTTCATTCATATCACTTTGGGAATGTTTCTACAATGAGTTCATTGGTACAAGTGGCCTCATACTCTGTGTAGATATATATTAATTAGAGGATTGACATGACTACAAACAAAATATGGGTAAATTAAAGGATATTTCAAATCTAAACTGTGTGTTAAGTATTACAAGTGATTAATATTTGTTGGATATTTTGAGGGATGAACAAGTATTACATAACAACGAAAAATAGGGAATTTCAGAGATACAAAGTCGAGCAAAAACTTCTTCACTTTCATATTTTGCGGCATACTATTGCTCAAACACAATTATGTTACCCATGTTATTATGCAATAGCTGTCATATTACACCATCATACATTCTACCACCTTCTACAAACCCAATTGCGTCTACATTGCTTTCCGTAGACTTTGGTCGTATAGGAAGTTATTAATAATGTCAGAGTCACCTACTAGGAGAGGTTCGATAACCTTGTCTGTCTCTGCGGTGGTAACTTATTTACCAAGAGCACTTTCACTTTGTGCCTTTGGCAAAATGTTAATGGCTATAGGTCCATTTAATGACTTGTTCATTTACTCACAGACAAAGGGACGCCACTGAGCAAGTACATGGGGAGGTGGAGAAGGAATGGACAGAGCAGGTGAATGTCATAGTCGAATAAAGAAAATATATTGTCTATTTTGAATGTCTATTCATGTGTTGAGCCTTACTGGTTTCACTGTTTTAGTGTAGGGTACGTAGTACATTATGTGCTCACAGCGCAGTATTGACTAATATGGTTTCATATTGTACATAGAGTTTTAGAAGACGCACAATAGCTATATAGGCTATAGACTGACCGTTTACAAAATGGTACATTTTATACACTCGTCGACATTGAAATTGAAACACCAAGAAGGTGTTGAATTATGGACATTGTAGGATCAGTAGATATGTCAATGATATGCAAATAatttaaaaatggaaacaaaaagtaTTTAAATAATTCAGTATCAAGTGCCACATGCAGAAATGCACCCAATTGGAAGCCTTGGCATGCGGtcaatgaggttattaatggttgtCTGAGGAATGTTCTGTCATCCACTTGGGCAATCATCAAGATGCGCTGCTGGCAGCTCCCTTTGCAATCGCGGACCAATAATGTCCCAGATGTGCTTGATAAGACACAAGCCCGAAGACGCAGCAGGCTATATAGTACCATATTTAGGCCACGCAGGCTACTCACAGTTGCACGAGCAACATGTGTCCTGGCATGGCTATGCTGAAATAAGGCTCCTGGCACACTTCATAGAAATGGCTGTACCACTGACTCTACCACCAAATAAATAACACTGAGCTGTTAGTGCATCTAGAATGAAGACTGGAGGGGTCCGGCTATCATACATTAAGCCACTCCACACCTAATTTCCAGTAAGACCAGTGTGACAGTCTCTCATGAACGCTTCTTGATGGTGCTGCCCACAGTCTCCAGAACAATTTCTGGCTAATATTGTATCTGAGACAAAAGCAGGACTTATCCATGAAGAAGACAGACCTCCATTCCAGCTTCCAATGCAGTCTTGCTCTGCGCCATTATAGCCTTTGAGAGCAGTGATGTGAGGTTAATGGAAGATCTGTCTGGCTTGTAGCCCAATGTCATACACGCACCTTCTAATGGTTTGTGTAGACACTGTGCAACGCCCTAAGCTTGGGGTATGGTACCATTTCACTTGAAGTACAGAATGGAGCACTATGCGCCATGCTTATAATCTGATCCGCCTGCAGAAGTTTGCCACTGTGCACCTCTTGCTGTCATTCATGTTCATCATTGTTTTCCCAACCACTCCACTGAAACATGCAACAGGGCAACCTATGTGAGTAGTGATCTGCCAGAGCGACAAATTAAGGTCTCTCCGTTCAAGGATTCTGTCACTCTCAGTTTGCAAACAGTGATGATAACCGGCACATTGACCAACAGAAGGCATCGCACAATCATACCATAAAAGTATTTATTTTGAGGTTTCAGGTGTCTGAAAAAAAACGTATTTTTGAGCTGGCTTTGATATCATTGAGGCCCCTCCCACGTGCCACATATTAGTGTTAGGTGCTTGAAAATTTGATCATTTGTATATATCTTAGTGACACCTTATACTTCCTCAATTTGAATAACCTTTAGAATCCAATTTAGATTTAAAGTCTGTGCCTTCCTTTACTTAAATGCAAAATTAAGTCAGGAAGTTGCAGTGCATTATAAAGAACAATTCTGTGTGTGACTTTTCAGTTTATTGCAGTGCCACATTACAAATCATTGCTAATAAATTAACTATACCTGTTTTTCCAACAGGACACGGGTTAGGAGGGTTTGGATATCCTTGATCTTCCCGGAAGTCTTTAGGAATGTTGTCTCCTGTTAGTTCTGCTACAATGTTTGGTATGTTACCATATGGTCCCAAGTGCTGCAATCCCTCATGGGCACCACCTGTAGGAAAAGCAAAACTTAATTTGTACTTTAAGAGATGACAAAGAAAATATGTAAAAGAGAAAATTTTACACATTTTGTAAAAAAGTCTACAATTTGAAatagttgattttttttaaattgatttgTCAAATTGTAAAATCCTTAGGTCCTTATCAGGAGTCCTACAAATTggtaaatttcccctccctaaTGCTTTCGGGGTTAATTGCTTCACAAGATTGTGACCTTGTCATATGGTTCTCCATTTTAGTGTGTTATTTCTTTTTATCAAGAGGATTATTGGATGTTTACCACACTTTGCAGTGTAAAGGAAGATCACAAACTAGAGTTTATATCTAGCTGAAAACTATACAAAATTTCAGACTTCAGGTGTTGAAGACCACTAGTCATCCAGCCAATTCCTATGTAAAGACGGAAGTGAGTTGCATTGAAAATAAGGTCTATGTTTATGGAGAACTAATATAGAGTCTTGCACTAAGAAGGCCTGGTATGTACCTGTTGAGGCTTCCAATGCAAATCACCCAGGAAGACAACTAGTGAGTGCATGAATAGTCAGGAAATagattcagaagttcagggaaactggtagtgtcTAGGACAAACTCAGAACTAGTCCTCTGAGCAGTGTTTCCGATCCACAGGTGTCGACAGATGTGGACTCTTTGTGAAAACAGCTAGTACAGCTGTCGACACTTGAGGATCAGAAACACTGCTCGGACAACCAGTTCTGGATTTGTCATTGACACTACCAGTTTTCTTGAACTTCTGAGTCAGTTTCCTTTCAGTTTGTGCATTCACTGGCAGTCTTCctggtgttcttgattgaaagtcTCAACCACCTCACTTTAAGTTTTATTATCGACCACCaggatgatctcaattctgtcTTGGACTGTTAACGGCATCTTCTGGTATCTGAAAAGCCAtgtgattagtgttttccataccacataattcaacgtAACAATAAACAATTTATAACTTTAGTAAAAACTTTACATGGCGTCATCCATAATTTGATAATGGTTGCAGGTATTGTAAAAAAATGACTGCTCCCATCAATTGCTGATGAAATTCTActcttaaatcatgtatcccatgactCTCTTTCAATTGAAGTTTCTTTGAGCTGAATCCAAGACTATCACCACCAAGATGGCCGACAGCCATTACCACCAAGATGGCCAACAGTCATCACCACAGTGTCAAAAAAGTTTCCctcatgtaaagaaaaaaaatcataatgtgtctgcataagtgtgaacaccctcttatatttggggatgttgTTGTGTTCGAAATTAGCCCATCATACTCAAACTTATGTTGTTAAATAgcagtcagtactccgctgccattatataCTGTGATTCTGATTGACcctatataaagttcagctcttctagttggattttcttgacattttcttagttgcatttttcagcagacGCCATAGtccataaagagcttacagcacatcaatgGGATCGGATTGTTGGAAGCTACCAGTCAGCAGAAGGACACCAAATaattccaaggcattacatataccatggaccatagtgaagacgtcatcaagaagtggattcaatttggcacaacagtaacattaccaagaactggatgtcccTTAAAAAGTCATGAGAAGACCAGAGTAAAACTGGTGCAGgtggctgccaagaggcctacagcaacattaaaggagctgcagcaatttctggcaagtactggttgtgtagtgcaagTGACAATCATCTCCTGTATTCCTcatctgtctgggctgtggggtgggtggcaagacggaagccttttctaacaaagagaaACATCCAAGCCCaatttattttttgccaaaaCCTGCATCAAGCCAAGAGTGGGCAAATTGCCAAGGTAACAATGTGCCATACTGATAgtcacctacccaaaaagactgaatgctgtcataaagtcaaaggatacatccactctaaggcctcatgtccacgggcaaaagaagaatgaaaatccgcagtggattttaactcttctcccgcacgcggatccacatcccatagggatgcattgaccacccgcgggtagataaatacccgcagatggtcaataaaagtgatttttttttaaatggagcatgaaaaaacctggaccatgctccattttcgtgcgagtCTCCCGCagcgacggctcccgcgggcttatattgaaacctatggaagccgtccggatccgcgggagacctaaaataggaatttaaaagaatttactcacccgcaacggaccgggaaggtcttctcttcctcacggccggatctttcttgcttcggctcggcggatgtgcccggcgcatgcgcgcggcacgccggcgacgtgccgccggcgtgacgagttcatccgccggccaaaaaagaagatccagccgtgaggaagagaagaccttcccggtccgctgcgggtgagtaaattcttttaaattcctattttaagcgctcatgtccgcggggcaggagggacccgctgcagattctccatggagaatctgtagcgggcctgattttccccgtggacatgaggcctaaaagattttagttcttcaatggaattgtacagataacgagtcacattgaaggtggaaataattctgaaaatgattcatctttgtcggataTTTTAACATTACTAAAGCAAGGCATTTTAGGGGTGTGTAGACTATTTATTTCCCACTTATATCTCCTTTCATTCAAAAGATATTCCAGGTagccctgacttttgaattgGCCTGTACAGTGGTTGCAGATGCACAAGATCAAAAAGATGATATttcagaaaacatttaaaaagattAGTTATGCAGCCCATGTAAAATTCCGTATACAACTAAAATCTTAATCAGCAGAATCTGCAACATTTCTAACATAAAAGTCAATTTCAGTCAACAATGTACCTGAAAACCTGATTCACAATCTGGATTATAATTGCAACGTGCACTGGGGAGCAGCATATGATACAAATTGGCAGGGTCAGACAAATTCACATCCTGAATATAAGCGAGAGGCAGCACCTGGCAGTAAAGGGAGTCTCTATGGCTGCTCATTATGGATATACAAGTTCCTTGGAAGTCAGGATAAAGTTTCAGAATTCCATAAATAGAAAAGCAACAGTCTCCTCGTATGAGCGATGCTTGCTGA
Coding sequences within it:
- the SCG5 gene encoding neuroendocrine protein 7B2 isoform X1 encodes the protein MFVKMETGVVISLVCPMLMMIFCLMNPVFGHSVRSPDRVSEADIQRLLHGVMEELGVARPRVEYPAHQAVNIVGPQNIEGGAHEGLQHLGPYGNIPNIVAELTGDNIPKDFREDQGYPNPPNPCPVGKTGEGCLADTPDTAQFSKEYQLHQNLYDPEHNYPGVNKWNKKLLYEKMKGTSQRKKRMVNPYLQGQRLDNVVAKKSVPHFSGEEEE
- the SCG5 gene encoding neuroendocrine protein 7B2 isoform X2 yields the protein MFVKMETGVVISLVCPMLMMIFCLMNPVFGHSVRSPDRVSEADIQRLLHGVMEELGVARPRVEYPAHQAVNIVGPQNIEGGAHEGLQHLGPYGNIPNIVAELTGDNIPKDFREDQGYPNPPNPCPVGKTGEGCLADTPDTAQFSKEYQLHQNLYDPEHNYPGVNKWNKKLLYEKMKGTSQRKKRLYLSSSLALYLSIYLSSSLSI